In Algihabitans albus, the following are encoded in one genomic region:
- a CDS encoding ATP-binding cassette domain-containing protein, with protein sequence MRDVEAAPRTAGGTYRDTILPCRFDAVVYEVGGKRPIDGLDLTLEAGPITLLIGPNGAGKSLTLRLAHGLIAPTAGQILWQNRKLERAGRGPRRQSMVFQKPVLLRRSVAANLDYALAVHRVGGEERRQRREEALARTGLTAYARQQARTLSGGEQQRLAMARAWALRPQVLFLDEPTASLDPAATAAIEAIVRAMHAEGCKIVMTSHDLGQARRLADEVVFLNRGRVVEHSPAAGFFEQPDSQAARDFLAGKLVW encoded by the coding sequence ATGAGAGACGTGGAGGCCGCGCCCCGCACCGCTGGCGGAACCTATCGGGACACGATCCTGCCCTGCCGCTTCGACGCCGTGGTCTACGAAGTCGGCGGCAAGCGACCGATCGACGGCCTCGATCTGACCCTGGAAGCCGGCCCCATCACCCTGCTGATCGGGCCAAACGGTGCCGGCAAGTCGCTGACCCTGCGGCTAGCCCATGGTCTGATCGCGCCGACGGCGGGGCAGATCCTCTGGCAGAACCGCAAGCTGGAACGCGCCGGACGCGGCCCGCGACGGCAGTCGATGGTCTTTCAGAAACCCGTGCTGCTGCGCCGCTCGGTTGCCGCCAATCTCGATTACGCACTGGCGGTGCATCGGGTCGGGGGCGAGGAACGTCGGCAGCGGCGCGAGGAAGCTCTGGCACGCACCGGTCTGACCGCCTACGCCCGGCAACAGGCCCGCACCTTATCGGGCGGCGAGCAGCAACGCCTCGCCATGGCGCGCGCCTGGGCGCTGAGACCGCAGGTGCTCTTCCTCGACGAGCCGACCGCCAGCCTGGACCCGGCCGCCACCGCGGCGATCGAAGCGATCGTCCGGGCCATGCATGCGGAGGGGTGCAAGATCGTGATGACGAGCCACGACCTGGGCCAGGCCAGGCGGCTGGCCGACGAGGTCGTGTTTCTCAACCGTGGCCGCGTCGTCGAGCATTCACCGGCCGCAGGCTTCTTCGAACAGCCGGACAGTCAAGCCGCCCGGGATTTTCTGGCCGGTAAGCTCGTGTGGTGA
- a CDS encoding TOBE domain-containing protein: MKISARNVFPGKVVEVKTGAVAAKVKVDIGGGNVVTSMVLADSVDDLGIEVGDEINVVIKSTEVMLSK, encoded by the coding sequence ATGAAAATCTCCGCCCGTAACGTCTTTCCCGGCAAGGTCGTCGAGGTGAAGACTGGCGCTGTGGCCGCCAAGGTCAAGGTCGACATCGGCGGGGGTAACGTTGTGACCTCCATGGTTCTGGCGGACTCCGTCGACGATCTCGGCATTGAGGTCGGCGACGAGATCAACGTGGTGATCAAGTCCACTGAAGTGATGCTTTCCAAGTAA
- a CDS encoding ABC transporter permease: MEYLAAAFQAAFELIVSFDADLWEIVALSLRVSLSAVLIAALIGLPLGAAVALFSFPGRGALIVVLNALMGLPPVVVGLVVYLFLSRAGPLGVLNLLFTPTAMIIAQVVLVLPIVAALTRQVIEDLWGEYREQFVSLGAGPARAIPTLLWDGRITLVTAVLAGFGRASAEVGAVMIVGGNIDHVTRVMTTTIALETSKGALPLALGLGILLLLLTLLINAAAEGVRRYARAQLV; encoded by the coding sequence ATGGAATACCTTGCCGCGGCCTTCCAGGCCGCTTTCGAGCTGATCGTTTCCTTCGACGCGGACCTATGGGAGATCGTGGCGCTGAGTCTGCGCGTCAGCCTTTCGGCGGTACTGATCGCGGCCTTGATCGGCCTGCCGCTGGGCGCGGCCGTGGCGCTTTTCTCCTTTCCGGGGCGCGGTGCGCTGATCGTGGTGCTCAATGCCTTGATGGGATTGCCACCGGTGGTCGTCGGCCTGGTGGTCTACCTCTTCCTGTCGCGTGCCGGGCCGCTGGGGGTGCTGAACCTCCTCTTCACCCCTACGGCCATGATCATCGCCCAGGTGGTCCTGGTCCTGCCCATCGTCGCCGCCCTGACCCGACAGGTGATCGAGGATCTTTGGGGCGAGTACCGGGAGCAGTTCGTCTCGCTGGGCGCCGGGCCCGCACGGGCGATCCCGACGCTGCTGTGGGATGGGCGGATCACGCTGGTGACGGCGGTCCTGGCGGGCTTCGGCCGGGCCAGCGCGGAGGTCGGAGCGGTGATGATCGTCGGCGGCAACATCGATCACGTGACGCGGGTCATGACCACCACCATTGCATTGGAAACCAGCAAGGGCGCGCTGCCGTTGGCGCTGGGCCTTGGCATCCTCCTGCTGCTGCTGACTCTACTGATCAACGCCGCGGCGGAAGGCGTGCGGCGCTACGCTCGCGCGCAACTGGTATGA
- a CDS encoding RSP_7527 family protein, whose product MVEKFEAPIAAYGDLTYDELQALIERGRQERSKAIVTHAKSLAAVIGGLFRNGRTTDAQEPLAGSAAKV is encoded by the coding sequence ATGGTAGAGAAGTTCGAAGCCCCGATCGCCGCCTACGGCGACCTGACCTACGATGAACTGCAAGCCTTGATCGAGCGCGGCCGTCAGGAGCGTTCGAAAGCCATCGTGACCCACGCAAAGAGTCTTGCGGCTGTCATCGGCGGCCTCTTCCGTAACGGTCGTACGACCGACGCGCAGGAGCCGCTGGCCGGTTCCGCGGCAAAGGTCTGA
- a CDS encoding ABC transporter substrate-binding protein, giving the protein MCALARSLTLLLPSAVVLTGLLTVPIASPATAQEEPPFLAERVELGQLPPLTERLPSEPRRDLPQRESWQSGSYGGSLTLLTRGGRDARDLVVLGYARLLVWNETFELVPDILQDVEVEENRSFTLKLRPGHRWSDGQPFTAEDFRFWWEQVANNPELSPGGPPSELLVEGRPPRFEVLDAATVRFTWDRPNNQFLPTLAATRPPFIYRPAHYLRQFHPDFADLAALEAQAEEAGLQGWAALFDQRDRPFLLANPDYPTLQPWRLLNGPPTRRWRFARNPYFHRVDAAGNQLPYIDEVVLEVASAELIPAKVAAGDSDLQDRGLTFRDAAFLKEAEERAAISLRLWPIARGAQLAIYPNLNTAEPGLRRLIRTTDFRLALSLAIDRGEINQVIYQGLALPGANSVLPDSLLYRPALRGAWAQHDPQAANVLLDGLALDRRDSKGYRLNRDGERLTVIVEAGDTDPAEIDVLELIRSHWREIGVELLIRSRGRSALRNSIQAGETAFSVFYGFANGLARPSMSPKELAPTGDRQNHWPLWGLHYESNGSKGEAPDLPAAQRLLELFETWKTASDLEAQRAVWEEMLMIHAAETFTIGLIARVPQPVTHRPDLRNVPESAPYLYDPGAYLGYTRPDTYWIAD; this is encoded by the coding sequence ATGTGCGCCCTTGCTCGATCCCTGACCCTCCTCCTGCCGTCCGCCGTCGTCTTGACCGGACTGCTCACCGTTCCGATAGCGTCTCCCGCGACGGCACAGGAGGAGCCGCCGTTTCTGGCAGAGCGCGTGGAGCTGGGTCAGCTTCCTCCTCTTACGGAGCGACTGCCCTCGGAGCCGCGCCGCGACCTGCCGCAGCGCGAGAGTTGGCAGAGCGGCAGCTATGGCGGCAGCCTCACCCTATTGACGCGCGGCGGCCGCGACGCGCGCGACCTGGTCGTCCTGGGCTATGCGCGGCTGCTGGTCTGGAACGAGACCTTCGAGTTGGTGCCGGACATTCTTCAGGACGTGGAGGTGGAGGAGAACCGCAGTTTCACTCTAAAGCTGCGGCCGGGGCATCGCTGGTCCGACGGTCAGCCCTTCACAGCCGAGGACTTCCGCTTCTGGTGGGAGCAGGTGGCCAACAACCCCGAACTCTCGCCCGGCGGACCGCCTTCGGAGTTGCTGGTGGAGGGCCGTCCGCCCCGTTTTGAAGTGCTGGACGCGGCAACGGTTCGCTTTACCTGGGATAGGCCGAACAATCAGTTCCTACCGACGCTGGCCGCAACCCGCCCACCCTTCATCTACCGGCCGGCGCACTATCTACGGCAGTTCCATCCCGACTTCGCCGACCTCGCCGCGCTGGAAGCACAGGCGGAAGAGGCCGGACTGCAAGGCTGGGCGGCCCTGTTCGACCAGCGCGACCGACCGTTCCTGCTCGCCAATCCGGACTATCCGACGTTGCAGCCCTGGCGCCTACTCAATGGTCCGCCGACCCGGCGCTGGCGCTTCGCCCGCAATCCCTACTTCCACCGCGTCGACGCGGCGGGCAACCAGCTTCCCTACATCGACGAAGTGGTCCTGGAAGTCGCCAGTGCGGAGCTGATCCCGGCCAAAGTCGCCGCCGGCGACAGCGACCTGCAGGATCGGGGACTGACCTTCCGCGACGCCGCCTTTCTGAAGGAGGCCGAGGAGCGAGCGGCTATATCTCTCAGGCTATGGCCGATCGCGCGCGGAGCACAGCTCGCGATCTATCCAAATCTCAATACAGCCGAGCCGGGCTTACGCCGCCTGATCCGCACGACGGACTTCCGCCTGGCACTCTCGCTCGCGATCGATCGGGGGGAGATCAATCAGGTGATCTATCAGGGTCTGGCCCTGCCCGGCGCCAACTCGGTTCTGCCGGACAGCCTGCTCTACCGTCCGGCCCTGCGCGGGGCCTGGGCTCAGCACGACCCGCAAGCCGCCAACGTTCTGCTCGACGGCTTGGCGCTCGACCGTCGCGATTCCAAAGGCTATCGGCTGAACCGCGACGGCGAGCGGCTGACGGTCATCGTGGAGGCCGGCGATACCGACCCGGCCGAGATCGACGTGCTGGAATTGATCCGCAGTCATTGGCGCGAGATCGGCGTCGAGTTGTTGATCCGCAGCCGGGGCCGCAGCGCGCTGCGCAATTCGATCCAAGCCGGCGAGACGGCCTTCAGCGTCTTCTATGGCTTCGCCAATGGCTTGGCCCGCCCAAGCATGAGCCCGAAGGAGTTGGCACCGACCGGCGATCGTCAGAACCACTGGCCGCTCTGGGGACTTCACTACGAGAGCAACGGCAGCAAAGGCGAAGCGCCGGATCTACCCGCAGCGCAGCGGCTGCTGGAGCTGTTCGAAACCTGGAAAACGGCATCCGACCTGGAAGCGCAACGCGCGGTTTGGGAGGAAATGCTCATGATCCACGCAGCCGAGACCTTTACCATCGGCCTGATCGCTCGGGTTCCCCAACCCGTGACCCATCGTCCGGATCTTCGAAACGTCCCCGAAAGCGCCCCCTATCTCTACGATCCAGGTGCCTACCTCGGCTACACCCGTCCCGACACCTACTGGATCGCCGACTAA
- a CDS encoding DEAD/DEAH box helicase, giving the protein MTAFDTLGLAEPLLRAVKQAGFTEATPIQAQAIPPAREGRDMLGIAQTGTGKTAAFALPILDRLLSQRGRPTPCTCRVLVLAPTRELAAQIEASFRSLSQFMRLSTALVTGGAKHGPQIGALKRGVDVLVATPGRLIEHLDNRIIRLNETQVAVLDEADHMLDLGFLPPIRKLMGRLPEQHQTLLFSATMPKEISGLADDLLRNPVKVAVTPVATTAERVAQKVYLLDASMRRDLLLDFLRQPEFSRTLVFTRTKRGADRLTKQLEDRGVVGAAIHGDKSQSQRTRALEAFKKGKLPVLIATDVAARGIDVPEVSHVVNFELPNVPEAYVHRIGRTARAGKEGLAISFCTNEEIGLLKDIQKMVGALEQEDRRSPEGRRMAAAAQKQPPKRGGRNGGGGKGRSQGFGKPKQGGAGRPSQGYSRRQRAA; this is encoded by the coding sequence ATGACCGCTTTCGATACGCTCGGCCTCGCCGAGCCCCTTCTGCGTGCCGTCAAGCAAGCCGGCTTCACCGAGGCAACGCCGATCCAGGCCCAGGCGATCCCGCCGGCCCGGGAAGGTCGCGACATGCTGGGCATCGCCCAGACCGGCACCGGCAAGACCGCAGCCTTCGCACTGCCGATTCTGGACCGCCTGCTGTCGCAGCGCGGCCGTCCGACACCCTGCACCTGCCGCGTGCTGGTGTTGGCCCCGACCCGCGAGCTGGCAGCCCAGATAGAAGCCAGCTTCCGCAGCCTCAGCCAGTTCATGCGCCTTTCGACCGCGCTGGTCACTGGCGGCGCCAAACATGGTCCACAGATCGGTGCCCTGAAGCGCGGCGTCGACGTGCTGGTGGCAACTCCGGGCCGGCTGATCGAGCACCTGGACAACCGCATCATCCGTCTGAACGAGACGCAGGTCGCAGTGCTGGACGAGGCCGACCACATGCTCGACCTCGGCTTCCTGCCGCCGATCCGTAAGCTGATGGGCCGTCTGCCGGAGCAGCACCAGACTCTGCTGTTCTCCGCCACCATGCCGAAGGAGATTTCCGGCCTGGCTGACGACCTGCTGCGCAATCCCGTCAAGGTCGCCGTCACTCCGGTCGCCACCACGGCAGAGCGCGTCGCCCAGAAGGTCTACCTGCTGGATGCCAGCATGCGCCGCGACCTTCTGCTCGACTTCCTCCGTCAGCCGGAGTTTTCGCGCACCCTGGTCTTCACCCGCACCAAGCGCGGGGCCGACCGCCTGACCAAGCAGCTCGAGGATCGCGGCGTGGTCGGAGCGGCCATCCATGGCGATAAGTCCCAGAGCCAGCGCACCCGGGCCCTGGAAGCCTTCAAGAAAGGCAAGCTGCCGGTGCTGATCGCGACCGACGTGGCTGCGCGCGGCATCGACGTGCCCGAGGTCAGCCATGTGGTGAACTTCGAACTGCCGAACGTCCCGGAGGCCTATGTCCACCGGATCGGCCGCACCGCACGCGCCGGTAAGGAGGGCCTTGCCATCTCCTTCTGCACCAACGAAGAGATCGGCCTGCTGAAGGACATCCAGAAGATGGTCGGTGCGCTGGAGCAGGAAGATCGCCGCAGCCCCGAAGGCCGTCGCATGGCCGCAGCCGCCCAGAAGCAGCCGCCGAAGCGCGGAGGCCGCAACGGCGGCGGTGGCAAGGGCCGCAGCCAAGGCTTCGGCAAGCCCAAGCAGGGCGGAGCCGGTCGCCCCTCCCAGGGCTACTCACGGCGCCAAAGGGCGGCGTAA
- the fdhD gene encoding formate dehydrogenase accessory sulfurtransferase FdhD — MDQTLAETPHAREPGQEAPVRLAQKGKAKLADPVALGEFLLRPDPDDPRLTQAVRGIDETGQAIETRVVIERPLTLFLNGQEIVTMMTIGDYPDYLAVGYLLNQNMLRADDEIAGIDYDEELEVVVVRTARATNYEEKLKKKIRTSGCAQGTVFGDLMEKFDDIRLNPEARLKTSDLYALTRKINGAPSLYLTSGAIHGCVLCQGERPLIYMEDVGRHNAVDKIAGYMFLEGIGPEDKMFYTTGRLTSEMVIKTVQMEIPILVSRSGFTAWGVELAQQAGLTLIGRAKGKRFIALSGPERIVFDSDGSDAPEEHAKHRRKGSFEGNFGGGRESGDGA; from the coding sequence ATGGACCAGACGCTCGCCGAGACTCCACACGCCCGCGAACCTGGCCAGGAGGCGCCCGTGCGCCTCGCGCAGAAGGGCAAGGCTAAGCTCGCCGATCCCGTGGCGCTGGGCGAGTTCCTGCTCCGTCCCGACCCGGACGATCCGCGCCTGACTCAGGCGGTTCGCGGCATCGATGAGACCGGCCAGGCTATCGAGACGCGCGTTGTCATCGAGCGCCCCCTGACCTTGTTCCTCAATGGGCAGGAGATCGTCACCATGATGACGATCGGCGACTATCCCGACTATCTCGCGGTCGGCTACCTGCTGAACCAGAACATGCTCCGCGCCGACGACGAGATCGCCGGCATCGACTACGACGAGGAACTGGAGGTCGTGGTGGTGCGCACGGCGCGCGCCACCAACTACGAGGAAAAGCTCAAGAAGAAGATCCGCACTTCAGGCTGCGCCCAGGGCACCGTCTTCGGCGATCTGATGGAGAAGTTCGACGACATTCGTCTGAACCCGGAGGCGCGGCTCAAGACCTCCGACCTCTATGCCCTGACCAGGAAGATCAACGGCGCGCCCAGCCTCTATCTGACCTCGGGCGCCATCCACGGCTGCGTGCTCTGCCAGGGTGAGCGGCCGCTGATCTATATGGAGGACGTCGGCCGCCACAACGCAGTCGACAAGATCGCCGGCTACATGTTCCTGGAAGGAATCGGCCCCGAGGACAAGATGTTCTACACCACCGGCCGGCTGACCAGCGAAATGGTCATCAAGACGGTGCAGATGGAGATTCCCATCCTGGTCAGCCGTTCGGGCTTTACCGCCTGGGGCGTGGAATTGGCGCAGCAGGCGGGTCTTACCCTGATCGGCCGGGCCAAGGGCAAGCGCTTCATCGCGCTCTCCGGCCCGGAGCGCATCGTCTTCGACAGCGACGGCAGCGACGCTCCGGAGGAGCACGCCAAGCACCGCCGCAAGGGGAGTTTCGAGGGCAACTTCGGGGGCGGTCGCGAGAGCGGTGATGGGGCATGA
- a CDS encoding NAD(P)H-dependent glycerol-3-phosphate dehydrogenase yields the protein MTKRGVDSENRGSNDRPEGDSVGGSGAGFDSVAVVGGGAWGTALALTALRAGRYLRLWAREPEVVEAIDRRHENEVFLPGVPLPEVFFVSSDLPTVCADAEVVLLVVPSQFLRAVAEQVEAALPAGVPVIVCAKGIERETGLLMTQVVEQAMPGRPLAVLSGPTFATEVAADQPTAVTLAAAEGEGALAARLAAALSTPTFRIYAGQDPVGVEVGGAVKNVIAIACGIAQGLGFGSNTRAALITRGLAEIKRLAEALGGARETVSGLAGLGDLTLTCSSEQSRNFSFGLGLGRGETAEALLAGRQAVVEGVINAVTVTDLARKLGVELPICEAVRAVVHEGQPIAEAMTGLLHRPLTRELGTS from the coding sequence ATGACGAAGCGCGGCGTCGACTCGGAAAATCGTGGTTCGAACGATCGCCCTGAGGGCGATTCTGTCGGCGGATCCGGCGCTGGCTTCGACAGCGTCGCCGTTGTCGGCGGCGGCGCCTGGGGGACGGCCTTGGCGCTGACAGCCTTGCGGGCCGGGCGCTATCTTCGGCTCTGGGCGCGCGAGCCGGAGGTGGTCGAGGCGATCGATCGGCGCCATGAGAACGAGGTCTTCCTGCCCGGTGTGCCGCTGCCTGAGGTCTTCTTCGTCAGCAGCGATCTGCCGACGGTCTGTGCCGATGCCGAGGTCGTGCTGTTGGTGGTGCCCTCGCAGTTCCTACGCGCGGTAGCGGAACAGGTGGAGGCCGCGTTGCCGGCCGGCGTGCCCGTCATCGTCTGCGCCAAGGGCATCGAGCGGGAGACCGGCCTGCTGATGACCCAGGTGGTGGAGCAGGCCATGCCGGGTCGTCCGTTGGCGGTGCTCTCGGGCCCGACCTTCGCTACCGAAGTCGCGGCCGACCAGCCCACTGCCGTGACTTTGGCTGCAGCCGAAGGGGAGGGGGCGCTCGCCGCGCGTTTGGCGGCTGCCCTCAGCACCCCGACCTTCCGCATCTACGCCGGCCAGGATCCGGTCGGCGTCGAGGTCGGCGGCGCCGTCAAGAACGTCATCGCCATCGCCTGCGGGATCGCCCAGGGGCTGGGTTTCGGCTCCAACACCCGCGCCGCCCTGATCACCCGGGGCCTGGCGGAAATCAAGCGTCTGGCCGAGGCGCTCGGAGGTGCACGCGAGACGGTCAGTGGCCTGGCCGGATTGGGCGACCTGACCTTGACCTGTTCCAGCGAGCAGTCGCGCAACTTCTCCTTCGGTCTGGGACTGGGGCGGGGCGAGACGGCCGAGGCACTGCTGGCCGGTCGTCAGGCGGTGGTGGAGGGCGTGATCAACGCGGTGACGGTGACGGATCTGGCCCGCAAGTTGGGCGTCGAGCTGCCGATCTGCGAAGCCGTTCGCGCCGTGGTCCACGAGGGCCAGCCGATTGCCGAGGCTATGACGGGTCTGTTGCACCGTCCTCTCACGCGAGAGCTTGGAACGTCCTAA
- a CDS encoding substrate-binding domain-containing protein: MKTMLAFAAALMLVATGVQADDKFITVASTTSTKNSGLLDFLLPKFQADSGIEVRVVAVGTGKALQQARDGDADVLLVHAKAREEKFVNEGYGVERFDVMYNDFVVVGPAGDPAGVSGMTDAPAALQSIAEAEATFASRGDDSGTHTKERNLWQAAGVDIEAASGTWYRETGSGMGATLNTGIGMDAYVMTDRATWIAFENKADHEVLVEGDPQLFNQYGVILVNPETHPHVKADLGQNFIDWLIGDSGQRLIAEYQLNGQQLFFPNAKKGQS; this comes from the coding sequence ATGAAGACGATGTTGGCATTCGCTGCCGCCTTGATGCTGGTCGCCACGGGCGTCCAGGCGGACGACAAGTTCATCACGGTGGCCTCGACCACCTCGACCAAGAACTCCGGTTTGCTCGACTTCCTGCTGCCGAAGTTCCAGGCGGACAGCGGCATCGAGGTGCGCGTGGTCGCCGTCGGCACCGGCAAGGCGCTGCAGCAGGCGCGCGACGGCGACGCCGACGTTCTGCTGGTCCACGCCAAGGCGCGAGAGGAGAAGTTCGTAAACGAAGGCTACGGCGTCGAGCGCTTCGACGTGATGTACAACGACTTCGTGGTGGTCGGCCCGGCTGGCGATCCGGCCGGCGTATCCGGCATGACGGACGCTCCTGCCGCCTTGCAAAGCATCGCCGAGGCCGAGGCGACCTTCGCCAGCCGCGGCGACGACAGCGGCACCCACACGAAGGAGCGCAACCTCTGGCAGGCGGCCGGCGTCGACATCGAAGCGGCCAGCGGCACCTGGTATCGCGAGACCGGCTCCGGCATGGGCGCCACGCTGAACACCGGCATCGGCATGGACGCCTACGTCATGACGGACCGCGCCACTTGGATCGCCTTCGAAAACAAGGCCGATCACGAGGTACTGGTCGAGGGCGACCCGCAGCTATTCAATCAGTATGGCGTGATCCTGGTGAACCCAGAGACACACCCGCACGTGAAGGCCGATCTGGGCCAGAACTTCATCGACTGGCTGATCGGCGACAGCGGCCAGCGGCTGATCGCCGAGTACCAACTCAACGGCCAGCAACTCTTCTTTCCCAACGCCAAGAAAGGCCAGTCCTAA
- the mobA gene encoding molybdenum cofactor guanylyltransferase MobA translates to MNRSRHRVCGVLLAGGLARRMGGGDKCLRPLAGMPILQHILERVRPQVSCLMINANGDPARFAGFGLPIAADAVEGYAGPLAGVLTGMEWASKHAPVCDLILTVPSDAPFLPRDLVERLEERMIAEGADIACAGSGGRIHPPIALWPVSLAEELREAMTVEEIRKVDVWTARYKVAVADWPTEPVDPFFNANRPDDLAEAEKMMGAMA, encoded by the coding sequence ATGAACCGAAGCCGGCACAGAGTCTGCGGCGTACTTCTGGCCGGCGGCCTGGCGCGGCGTATGGGCGGCGGCGACAAGTGTCTGCGGCCTCTCGCCGGCATGCCGATCCTGCAGCACATCCTGGAGCGGGTCCGCCCGCAGGTCAGTTGCCTGATGATCAACGCCAACGGTGATCCGGCACGCTTCGCCGGCTTCGGCCTGCCGATCGCCGCCGATGCGGTGGAGGGCTATGCGGGACCCTTGGCCGGCGTGCTCACCGGGATGGAATGGGCCTCCAAGCACGCGCCGGTCTGCGACCTGATCCTGACGGTGCCGAGCGACGCTCCCTTCCTGCCGCGCGACCTGGTCGAGCGCCTCGAGGAGCGGATGATCGCCGAAGGAGCGGACATCGCCTGCGCCGGCTCGGGTGGACGCATCCACCCGCCGATCGCCCTCTGGCCGGTCTCGCTGGCCGAGGAACTGCGCGAGGCCATGACCGTGGAGGAGATCCGCAAGGTCGACGTCTGGACCGCCCGCTACAAGGTCGCCGTCGCCGACTGGCCGACCGAGCCGGTCGACCCCTTCTTCAACGCCAACCGCCCAGACGATCTGGCCGAGGCTGAAAAGATGATGGGCGCGATGGCCTGA
- a CDS encoding molybdate ABC transporter substrate-binding protein, producing MLKRLLPLMTGTLLMTTAALPASADAVKLQAAGSLRAAMTDIAAAYTESSGKAVQAAFGPSGLLRERIEGGEASHVFASANMRHPRILESQGIGGPVVLFARNRLCVLTQPALGVTPETLLETILSAEVRLGTSTPKADPSGDYAWQLFEKAEELQAGSFAALDAKALQLTGGPDSAKAPEGRNPYAWVMAEQQADLFLTYCTNAMLAKADKPDLEIVAIPDALAVGADYGLTLISPENAAAAQLALFILSPAGQEILESYGFTAVGLP from the coding sequence ATGTTGAAGCGCCTGTTGCCGCTGATGACCGGAACTCTACTGATGACGACCGCGGCCCTGCCCGCCTCCGCCGACGCCGTGAAGCTGCAGGCCGCCGGCAGCTTGAGAGCCGCCATGACCGATATTGCAGCCGCCTATACGGAAAGTAGCGGCAAGGCGGTTCAAGCGGCCTTTGGTCCGTCTGGACTGCTGCGCGAGCGGATCGAGGGCGGCGAAGCTAGTCACGTCTTCGCCTCCGCCAACATGCGCCACCCCCGCATCTTGGAATCGCAAGGCATCGGAGGGCCGGTGGTGCTCTTCGCCCGCAATCGTCTCTGCGTTCTGACTCAGCCGGCTCTGGGCGTCACCCCCGAGACTCTGCTGGAGACGATTTTGTCGGCAGAGGTGCGGCTCGGCACCTCGACGCCCAAGGCGGATCCCAGCGGCGACTATGCCTGGCAGCTCTTCGAGAAGGCAGAAGAGCTGCAAGCCGGCAGCTTTGCCGCACTCGATGCCAAGGCCCTGCAACTCACCGGCGGGCCGGACAGTGCCAAGGCACCTGAGGGACGCAACCCCTATGCCTGGGTGATGGCGGAACAGCAGGCCGACCTGTTCCTGACTTACTGTACGAATGCAATGCTGGCCAAGGCGGACAAACCGGATCTGGAGATCGTCGCCATTCCAGACGCTCTCGCCGTTGGCGCAGACTACGGTCTGACCCTGATCTCTCCCGAGAACGCCGCCGCGGCCCAGCTCGCGCTCTTCATTCTATCGCCGGCCGGTCAGGAGATCCTGGAGAGCTACGGCTTTACCGCCGTCGGCTTGCCCTGA
- a CDS encoding helix-turn-helix transcriptional regulator, with protein sequence MAERPPELMTTREVADYLRIKERRLYELVRRREIPCTRVTGKWLFPKPLIDLWLARNLEGAEVPIAPPPVIAGSADPLLDWAVRESACGLALMPGGSLDGVKRFVDGGALVAGLHVYDPERADWNVTVIEAACVGRPVVLVEWARRSQGLIVAADNPLGVSAVADLGRDGLRWVARQAEAGAQLLLAHLLGEAGRDIATLTPAETVLSELEVGLAVLEGRADAGLAVEAVARSLKLGFVPLMEERYDLLVARRAYFEPPLQTLLAFTRTAAFARRAESMGGYDIASLGRVRFNGP encoded by the coding sequence ATGGCCGAACGGCCGCCGGAGCTGATGACCACCCGCGAGGTGGCGGATTATCTGCGGATCAAGGAGCGGCGGCTCTATGAGTTGGTGCGCAGGCGTGAAATTCCCTGTACCCGCGTCACCGGAAAGTGGCTCTTTCCCAAGCCGCTGATCGATCTCTGGCTGGCGCGCAATCTCGAAGGTGCCGAGGTGCCGATTGCGCCGCCGCCGGTCATCGCCGGTTCGGCCGATCCTCTGCTGGATTGGGCTGTGCGGGAAAGCGCCTGCGGCTTGGCTCTGATGCCGGGGGGGAGTTTGGACGGGGTGAAGCGCTTCGTCGACGGCGGTGCCCTGGTGGCTGGCCTGCACGTCTACGACCCCGAACGGGCCGACTGGAATGTCACGGTGATCGAGGCTGCCTGCGTCGGCCGCCCGGTGGTCTTGGTCGAGTGGGCGAGGCGAAGCCAGGGTTTGATCGTGGCGGCGGACAATCCCCTGGGGGTCTCTGCGGTCGCCGATCTGGGGCGCGACGGGTTGCGCTGGGTTGCGCGCCAGGCGGAAGCTGGAGCGCAGCTCTTGTTGGCCCATCTGCTGGGCGAAGCCGGTCGAGATATCGCGACTCTGACACCGGCGGAGACGGTTCTGAGCGAACTGGAGGTGGGTTTGGCAGTTCTGGAGGGCCGCGCCGATGCCGGGCTTGCCGTGGAGGCGGTTGCGCGGAGCCTGAAGCTCGGCTTCGTCCCTCTGATGGAGGAGCGCTACGATCTGCTGGTCGCACGGCGCGCTTACTTCGAGCCGCCGCTGCAGACGCTCCTGGCCTTCACTCGGACGGCTGCTTTTGCCCGGAGGGCGGAAAGCATGGGCGGCTACGACATCGCCAGTCTCGGGCGAGTTCGCTTCAACGGACCCTGA